One segment of Streptomyces sp. TG1A-8 DNA contains the following:
- a CDS encoding biotin transporter BioY, which produces MSTATATARPGAVLADLLPASRVRDAALVVGGAVLTGLAAQLSVPVPGSPVPVTGQTFAALLVGTALGARRGLLSLALYALAGVAGVPWFADGGSGSGAVSFGYVLGMLLASAVVGALARRGADRSPLRMAGTMVLGEAVIYAVGVPYLALAADLSASRAVALGLTPFLIGDALKAVLAMGALPTAWKFAGKR; this is translated from the coding sequence ATGAGCACCGCCACCGCCACCGCCCGTCCCGGTGCAGTCCTCGCCGACCTCCTCCCCGCGTCCCGCGTGCGCGACGCCGCCCTCGTCGTCGGCGGTGCCGTGCTCACCGGTCTCGCGGCCCAGCTGTCGGTCCCGGTGCCCGGCTCCCCGGTGCCGGTGACCGGGCAGACCTTCGCCGCCCTGCTCGTCGGTACCGCGCTCGGCGCCCGCCGCGGCCTCCTGTCCCTCGCCCTGTACGCGCTCGCCGGAGTGGCCGGCGTGCCGTGGTTCGCGGACGGCGGCTCGGGCTCCGGCGCCGTCTCCTTCGGCTACGTCCTCGGCATGCTGCTCGCCTCCGCCGTCGTGGGCGCGCTCGCCCGCCGGGGCGCCGACCGCTCCCCGCTGCGCATGGCGGGCACGATGGTCCTGGGCGAGGCCGTCATCTACGCCGTCGGCGTCCCGTACCTGGCCCTCGCCGCCGACCTGTCCGCGTCCCGGGCCGTCGCGCTCGGCCTCACCCCGTTCCTGATCGGCGACGCCCTCAAGGCCGTCCTGGCGATGGGCGCGCTGCCCACGGCCTGGAAGTTCGCCGGCAAGCGCTGA